TAGAAGATAATATTAAGTTATCTGATATACCAGATTTAGATTTATACATGGATCAAGTTATAACTTTGTTTGATGATAAACTAAGTAACCTAAAAAGAAATGAAGATGATAAAATTCTAACTAAAACTATGATAAATAACTACACTAAAGCCAAAATTTTAATTCCTCCAGTTAAGAAAAAATATAGTAAAAATCATATTATTTTACTGATTTTAATCTACTATCTAAAACAAAATTTATCTATTAATGATATAAGTTTATTATTTAAAGATGTCATAAAAGATTTATCTGACTCTGAAAACACAACTTTAAATCTAAAAAATCTATATGAAAGCTTTTTAAATATAAAAAAAGAAACATCAGAACAATTTTTAAACAACATAAATGATAAATTTAAGCTAATAGAAAAAGAAACTAAAAATGAAGATGATTCTAATACAGAACTTATTCGAAAACTTCTTTTAGTTTTATGTGTAATAAATGAAGCTAATACTTATAAACGCTTAGCAGAAAATATGATAGATAATTTATTTCCAAGCAATAAAGAAAAATAGGTAAAATGATTTTCCTCACTTTTACCTATTTCTTATGTTTTATACTAAACGAAATATTTTAAATATAAGTGTATTAAACATACACACAACAATAGCTATTGCAGTTGGAATTAATGCTGCAAGTGCTGTCCATTTGTTACTTTCAGTCTCTCTTTTTATTGTCCATAATGTAGTAGCACAAGGCCAATGAAGAAGTGTAAATATCATAACATTTAGTGCAGTAAGATAAGTCCAACCATTGTTTAATAATATTCCTTTTAATGATTCTAAACTCTCAAAATCTATCATAGAACCTTGTGACAAGTATGACATTAATAATATAGGTACTACTATTTCATTTGCTGGTATTCCTAAAATAAATGCTAAGAGAATAAAACCATCAAGTCCCATTAATTTTGCAAAAGGATTTAAGAAATTTGCTACATGAGATAATATACTTAAATTTCCTATAGTAACATTACTTAAAATCCATATTATAACTCCTGCAGGGGCTGCTATTGCAACTGCCCTTCCTAAAACAAATATAGTTCTATCTATTATAGATGTGTATAATATTCTACCTATTTGTGGTTTTCTGTAAGGTGGTAATTCTAAAGTAAAACTAGATGGTATACCTTTTAGTAGGGTTTTAGACAGAATATATGAAACGAATAGTGTAATAATAACTCCAAGTATCACCATTATTGTAATAGTACAAGCTGGAATTGCACTTGATAGCCTACTATTATTTCCTACAACTAAGAATACAGATGATATAGCAAGTAGTGTTGGAAATCTACCATTACAAGGCATAAAATTATTAGTTAATATTGCAATTAACCTTTCTCTTGGTGATTCAATTATTCTGCACCCTATAACTCCCGCTGCATTACAACCAATTCCCATACACATAGTAAGACACTGTTTTCCATGTGCGCAAGCTTTTTTAAATAGATGATCTAAATTAAATGCTACTCTTGGAAGGTATCCCAAATCTTCAAGCAATGTAAATAGTGGAAAGAATATAGCCATTGGAGGTAACATAACTGATATTACCCACCCAAGTGTTCTATAAAGACCTAATACTATTACCCCATAAAGCCACTTTGGTGCATTTATTTCGTTAAACCAACTAGTAAGTACCCCTTCAAATTTAAAAAAAGCTTTTGATAGAAGTTCCGATGGATAATTTGCTCCAGTTAAGGTTATCCAAAAAAGTAATGCCAGTATAGCTATCATTATTGGAATTCCAAATATCTTAGATGTTATATACTTGTCAATTTTTCTATCCCTGTTCATTTTATCTTTGTCTATAATTACACAGGTCTTTATTACATCTTCAACTCTTTTATATGTTTCTTGTGTTATATAATCTCTTATGTTTTCTTTATCTATATTTTTAGTTAATTCACATACTTCTTTTAATATTTCTTTTCTATTTTCTTCACTAATATCTTTTAAAATAGAATGTATTATAGTGTCATCACCATCAATAAGTCTTAAAGCTATCCATCTTGAGTTTATCTTTGGAATCTCTTTTTGTATTATGTTTTCTATGTTACTTACTATAGATTCAATTTTCTCCTTATACACTACTCTTTCAGGTTTTACTGTAACTTTATTAGATACAACTTTATATACAGCACTTTTTAATTCCTCTATACCAATGCCACTTCTTGCTGCTGTCATAACAACTGGTATTCCAAGTTCACTTTGTAATCTATTTGAGTCTATTACTATATTTTTTTTCTTTGCCTCATCTATTAAATTTACACATAACACAACTTTATCTGTAAGCTCCATTATTTGATAAACTAGATTTAAATTTCTTTCAAGACAAGTGGCATCCGCAACTACAACAGTGACATCAGGATCTCCAAAGCAAATAAAATCTCTTGCAACTTCCTCTTCTGCAGATGTTGCAAAAAGTGAATATGTTCCTGGTAAATCAACTAATACATATTCACTAGATTTAAACTTAAATTCTCCTCTTGCATTGACAACTGTTTTTCCAGGCCAATTTCCCGTATGTTGATGTAATCCTGTAAGTGAGTTGAAAACTGTACTTTTACCTGTGTTAGGATTTCCCGCTAAAGCTACTACATACTGTCCTTCTTTTCTTTCTACCTTATAGATGTCTCTTAAAGAATCTACCTGAGTTGACTTATAAGTAAGTCCCATAAATTCCTCCTATATTGATTGCTACGCTTTAAGCCATTGAAACATCTATTAATGATGCTTCATCTTTTCTTAATGCTATCATTGCCCCTCTTATGTTATATATTGTAGGATCTCCTGTAGGTCCTCTTTGGATAACTTCTACAGTTGCCCCTTTTGTAAGCCCTAATGCAAGCATTCTCTCTCTTATAAATCCACTTGAGAGTAAATCTTCAATCTTTACTAAACTTCCAACATTCATATCACTTAGCCTTTTAATGTTATCCTTTATTTTTTTCATTATGGTTATGCCTCCACTTTAAAAATTATTTCAATAACCTAATAAAATTAGCTTAGTCTAACTTTTTTAGCTAATATTATATTATGACAAAATAACATTAAGGTGACTCATAGTTAATAAAACTTTAATTTTGGCATATAATTTAACAACTATACTAAAGTAGGTGATATTTTGAAAACAGAGAATTTCTTTACCTTTAGCGAATATATGAAAAAAGATATTAATGTTTTAACCCCTTCAATGGAAGACTATTTAGAAATGATATATAGGTTATCCAAAAAATCTGGCTTTACTAGAATAAATGATCTTGCATCATCACTTAATATACAACCTCCTTCTGCCACTAAAATGGTACAAAAATTATCTAAATTAGGTCTCATAAACTATGAAAAATACGGAGTTATAGTCTTAAAAGATGAAGGTAAACGCATAGGTAACGCTCTTTTAAAAAGACATAAAATCATAGAAAATTTTCTTACATTAATAGGCGTTTCAAGTAGTGGCATACTAGAAGAAACTGAAAAAATTGAACATACTATAAATCCTGAAACATTAAAATGTATAAATAATCTATTAAGCTTTTTCGAGAATAACTTAGATGTACTAAATCAATTTAAAAGTTTTTAAAAATTAGTTTATATTTATGAAAACAAAAGGATACTTATATTTATTTATAAGTATCCTTAAAAACAGCTTATTTATTTAACTTTGCATTATCATTATCTATGGTTTTTTCTATTTCTTTCATTAACACTTCTTTACTCATATCCTCAACATTATCAATAGAATTTAATAATTTTATCAATCTATATTTGATATTTTCATCATTTAATTTAAGATGTTCATTTATATAATAACTTTCAAATACATCCATTATTCTAGATTTGAATCCCTTAGAATCTAATAGCTCTTTGAAACTTTGTTGAGATTTTGTATCTCCATGAACTAAAAGTATTTCTTTAGGTCTTACCATTAATTTATCAATCCAATCCACTAAACCATTTCTATCTGCATGTCCTGATAAACCTTCTAGATTATAAATTTTAGCATTAACTGCTATTGGTTCTCCAAATAAATTTACTTTTTTATTGCCATCTAATATGGCTCTTCCAAGTGTTCCCTCAGCCTGATATCCAACAAATACTACTGAACACTCTTTTCTCCACAAATTGTGTTTTAAATGGTGTTTTATTCTTCCAGCTTCACACATTCCACTGGCAGATATTATAATTGCATTTCCTTTAAATTTATTTATTTGTATAGATTCCTGTGGAGTATTTGTATATTTAACACCTTTAAAGTTCAAAGGATTTAATCCAGTTCTCACTAAGCTTTTCATTTCACTATCATGATAATCACTACATTCTTCATATATTTTTGATGTATTAGCTGCAAGAGGACTATCTACAAATATAGTTACATCTTTTAAAATATTATTTTTTACATATTTACTTAAAGCATATAAAACTTCTTGAGTTCTTCCAACTGAGAAAGAAGGTATTATTACATTTCCTCCCCTTTCAAAAGTATCTGTAATTATATTAACAAGTTCTTTAAAGGACCAATCCATATCTCCATGTACTCTATCTCCATAGGTTGTCTCCATTATAATATAATCTGCATAGGTTATATAGCTTGGATCTCTTATTATAGGCTTATTAGTATTGCCAAGGTCCCCTGTATAAACTATTTTCACTTCATCTTCATAATCTTCTTTAATATACATTTCAACTATTGATGAACCTAAAAGATGTCCAGCTTCTCTAAATCTTATTTTAAATCCATCAAATACTTCTATAATTTCATCGTAATCATAATCTCTAAACAAGTACATTGAAAGTTCTGCAATTTTTGCTGTGTATAGGGGTTCTATAGTGTCTAATCCTTGTCTTATTCTCTTTCTATTTTTCCATTCAGTTTCTGTTTCTTGTATATACCCACTATCAGGTAGCATTATACTACATAATTGTTTAGTAGCCCTTGTACAAATTACTTCTCCTTTAAAACCTTTTTTGTATAATAAAGGTATTCTACCACTATGGTCTATATGAGCATGAGACAATATTACATAATCAATTTTTTTAGGGTCAAATGGAAATTCATCATTTCCTCTAACCTTTTCATCTTTCCCCTGAAATAATCCACAATCTAAAAGTATTGTCTTATCATTAAATTTCATAATATGACAAGAACCAGTTACACATTTAGCTGCACCATAAAATTCTAATTTCATAAAATCGCCCCTTTCCCTAAGTAAAACTTTCTTGTAACTATATTATACCAAAGTTTTCTGAAAATTTCGACTTATTTACATTTTATACCTTATTACAAGAAAAAACTAATTAAAAAAGACATCTAAAAATATTTTTAAATGTCTTATAAATAATTTATTATGAAATGATTACTTTTTATATTTTTCTATTAAAGATATTATTTTGTCTACACAATTGTTCGCAGAACTAGAATTCATATTTTTAATATACTTTTGTTTTTCTTTAAATAACTCATCAATTTTATTTGTTATAACTTCTGAATTTAAACTTTCTTCTTCTATAACCATACTGTATCCGCTTTTTTCAAAAGACTTTGCGTTTAATATTTGGTCTCCTCTACTAGCTTTAGCTGATAATGGCACTAGTAAATTTGGCTTCTTTAACGCAAGTAATTCAAAAATAACATTAGCTCCTGCTCTTGATATAAATAAATCAGCTGTTGCCATTAAATGTGGTAATTCATCTTTTACATAATCAAATTGAACATATCCTTCTACATTTTGAAGACTTTCATCTAAATTACCTTTTCCACATATATGAATTATATTATACTTTTTAATTAAATTTGAAAGAGCATCTCGTACACTTTTATTTATTACTTTAGAACCTAAACTTCCACCTATTATCATTAAGACAGGTTTAGTTGTATCTTTAAATTTACATATTTCATAGCCTTTAATTTTGCTTCCTTTAAAAAGTTCTTCTCTAATTGGTGTTCCTGTTAAAACTCCCTTATTATCTTTAATATATTTAAGTGTTTCAGGAAATGTTACACAAACCTTATTACAAAATGGTGCTGCAAGTTTATTTGCAAGTCCAGGAGTCATATCTGATTCGTGTGAAATAACAGGAATCCTATTTAAACGCGCTCCAATTACTACTGGAACAGATACAAATCCACCTTTTGAAAATACTATATTAGGTTTCTCTCTTTTTATTATTTTTTTTGCTTCAAAAACTCCTTTTAATACTTTAAAAGGATCAGAAAAGTTTTTTATATCAAAATATCTTCTTAACTTTCCACTAGAAATAATATGATACTTTATGTTTTCTGATTCAATTATTTTTCTCTCTATACCGTTTTCTGTACCTATATACTGTATTTCATATCCTAATTCTTTTAACTTAGGTACAAGTGCAAGATTTGGAGTTACGTGGCCCGCTGATCCGCCTCCGGTCATGATAATCTTATATTTACTCAAAACATCATCTCCTAACTATATTTCAAAAATCAAATATATTTAATTTTTTATTACACTCACTAATTTTTTATTATACTATATATCCCTTCAATAATAATTATATTTTTTAAAATAAAATATTACATTTATTATTTCTTTTGCTAAAACAAGTACAAACTTGAACTTGTACCTCTAAATCACTAATATATAAATTTGAAAAAAGGTTAAAATACTAGTGTAACAAAAATCAAACATTAAATTTAGGAGGTAATTACAATGGCAAGAAGCAGTAATAAAGCATTAGTACCAGAAGCTAGAGAAGGATTAAACAAATTTAAAATGGAAGCTGCAAATGCAGTAGGAGTTCCTTTAACAAATGGATATAATGGAGATTTAACTGCTAGACAGGCTGGATCAATAGGCGGACAAATGGTTAAAACTATGGTAGAACAATACGAAAAAAATAATCTATAATTATTACTAAAATACAATAATTAAAACCACTAAAGTAGATTTGAATTTTCTACAGAAAGTGCAAAACCTCTTCTAAATAATGATATTTAGAAGAGGTTTTGTTAATTTTAATAGGCTTTAAGTTTATTTGTAATTTTCTTTATATAAAAAAGCCCGGTAAGTGCTGCTATTCCATCTGAAACAGGATAAGCTATCCAGGCTCCTAATGTGCCTAAACTATATACAAGAATTATAGCTGCTGGTATACATATTAAAGTCTCTCTATATATT
This Clostridium novyi NT DNA region includes the following protein-coding sequences:
- a CDS encoding DUF1836 domain-containing protein, which encodes MKLNNEYLNSFIENLHLEDNIKLSDIPDLDLYMDQVITLFDDKLSNLKRNEDDKILTKTMINNYTKAKILIPPVKKKYSKNHIILLILIYYLKQNLSINDISLLFKDVIKDLSDSENTTLNLKNLYESFLNIKKETSEQFLNNINDKFKLIEKETKNEDDSNTELIRKLLLVLCVINEANTYKRLAENMIDNLFPSNKEK
- the feoB gene encoding ferrous iron transport protein B, giving the protein MGLTYKSTQVDSLRDIYKVERKEGQYVVALAGNPNTGKSTVFNSLTGLHQHTGNWPGKTVVNARGEFKFKSSEYVLVDLPGTYSLFATSAEEEVARDFICFGDPDVTVVVADATCLERNLNLVYQIMELTDKVVLCVNLIDEAKKKNIVIDSNRLQSELGIPVVMTAARSGIGIEELKSAVYKVVSNKVTVKPERVVYKEKIESIVSNIENIIQKEIPKINSRWIALRLIDGDDTIIHSILKDISEENRKEILKEVCELTKNIDKENIRDYITQETYKRVEDVIKTCVIIDKDKMNRDRKIDKYITSKIFGIPIMIAILALLFWITLTGANYPSELLSKAFFKFEGVLTSWFNEINAPKWLYGVIVLGLYRTLGWVISVMLPPMAIFFPLFTLLEDLGYLPRVAFNLDHLFKKACAHGKQCLTMCMGIGCNAAGVIGCRIIESPRERLIAILTNNFMPCNGRFPTLLAISSVFLVVGNNSRLSSAIPACTITIMVILGVIITLFVSYILSKTLLKGIPSSFTLELPPYRKPQIGRILYTSIIDRTIFVLGRAVAIAAPAGVIIWILSNVTIGNLSILSHVANFLNPFAKLMGLDGFILLAFILGIPANEIVVPILLMSYLSQGSMIDFESLESLKGILLNNGWTYLTALNVMIFTLLHWPCATTLWTIKRETESNKWTALAALIPTAIAIVVCMFNTLIFKIFRLV
- a CDS encoding FeoA family protein, whose translation is MKKIKDNIKRLSDMNVGSLVKIEDLLSSGFIRERMLALGLTKGATVEVIQRGPTGDPTIYNIRGAMIALRKDEASLIDVSMA
- the mntR gene encoding transcriptional regulator MntR, with product MKTENFFTFSEYMKKDINVLTPSMEDYLEMIYRLSKKSGFTRINDLASSLNIQPPSATKMVQKLSKLGLINYEKYGVIVLKDEGKRIGNALLKRHKIIENFLTLIGVSSSGILEETEKIEHTINPETLKCINNLLSFFENNLDVLNQFKSF
- a CDS encoding MBL fold metallo-hydrolase RNA specificity domain-containing protein, which encodes MKLEFYGAAKCVTGSCHIMKFNDKTILLDCGLFQGKDEKVRGNDEFPFDPKKIDYVILSHAHIDHSGRIPLLYKKGFKGEVICTRATKQLCSIMLPDSGYIQETETEWKNRKRIRQGLDTIEPLYTAKIAELSMYLFRDYDYDEIIEVFDGFKIRFREAGHLLGSSIVEMYIKEDYEDEVKIVYTGDLGNTNKPIIRDPSYITYADYIIMETTYGDRVHGDMDWSFKELVNIITDTFERGGNVIIPSFSVGRTQEVLYALSKYVKNNILKDVTIFVDSPLAANTSKIYEECSDYHDSEMKSLVRTGLNPLNFKGVKYTNTPQESIQINKFKGNAIIISASGMCEAGRIKHHLKHNLWRKECSVVFVGYQAEGTLGRAILDGNKKVNLFGEPIAVNAKIYNLEGLSGHADRNGLVDWIDKLMVRPKEILLVHGDTKSQQSFKELLDSKGFKSRIMDVFESYYINEHLKLNDENIKYRLIKLLNSIDNVEDMSKEVLMKEIEKTIDNDNAKLNK
- a CDS encoding undecaprenyldiphospho-muramoylpentapeptide beta-N-acetylglucosaminyltransferase gives rise to the protein MSKYKIIMTGGGSAGHVTPNLALVPKLKELGYEIQYIGTENGIERKIIESENIKYHIISSGKLRRYFDIKNFSDPFKVLKGVFEAKKIIKREKPNIVFSKGGFVSVPVVIGARLNRIPVISHESDMTPGLANKLAAPFCNKVCVTFPETLKYIKDNKGVLTGTPIREELFKGSKIKGYEICKFKDTTKPVLMIIGGSLGSKVINKSVRDALSNLIKKYNIIHICGKGNLDESLQNVEGYVQFDYVKDELPHLMATADLFISRAGANVIFELLALKKPNLLVPLSAKASRGDQILNAKSFEKSGYSMVIEEESLNSEVITNKIDELFKEKQKYIKNMNSSSANNCVDKIISLIEKYKK
- a CDS encoding alpha/beta-type small acid-soluble spore protein, which codes for MARSSNKALVPEAREGLNKFKMEAANAVGVPLTNGYNGDLTARQAGSIGGQMVKTMVEQYEKNNL